In the genome of Clostridia bacterium, one region contains:
- the nuoE gene encoding NADH-quinone oxidoreductase subunit NuoE, with protein MGCQCEKKYPQETQWEFIERVIQRYQGQKGALIPILHAVQQKIGHLSEEVQTYIAQKMQVPLSEVYGIVSFYTLFCIEPKGKHKISVCLGTACYVRGAGFILDELEKQLGIRVGETTPDGLFTLEACRCLGACGLAPVLMVDDNVHSRLTLKDVPEIIHKYKFDE; from the coding sequence ATGGGGTGTCAATGTGAAAAAAAATATCCGCAGGAAACACAGTGGGAATTTATTGAGCGTGTGATTCAAAGATATCAAGGACAAAAAGGGGCCTTGATTCCTATTTTACATGCGGTACAGCAAAAAATAGGTCATTTGTCCGAGGAAGTGCAAACTTATATTGCTCAAAAAATGCAGGTGCCCTTGAGTGAGGTCTACGGAATTGTTTCATTTTATACACTATTTTGTATTGAACCTAAGGGAAAACATAAAATTAGTGTTTGTTTAGGTACTGCTTGTTATGTGCGTGGGGCTGGTTTTATTTTGGATGAGTTGGAAAAACAATTGGGAATTAGAGTGGGTGAAACAACCCCAGATGGGTTGTTTACTTTGGAAGCTTGCCGTTGTTTGGGGGCTTGTGGTTTGGCTCCGGTGTTAATGGTAGATGATAATGTGCACAGTCGTTTAACCTTAAAAGATGTACCGGAAATCATCCATAAATATAAATTTGATGAGTGA